Proteins from a single region of Hordeum vulgare subsp. vulgare chromosome 6H, MorexV3_pseudomolecules_assembly, whole genome shotgun sequence:
- the LOC123403553 gene encoding sterol carrier protein 2 encodes MEGSKLKAARLLEQMSAHLATDAGKEIANKVGFVYQLNISPKKMGVDEEIFVVDLKKGAVSTGKYEGTPDASFTFTDDDFLAIASGKLNPQMAFIRGKLKIKGSISAAQKFTPDIFPKPAKL; translated from the exons ATGGAGGGGAGCAAGCTCAAGGCGGCCAGGCTCCTGGAGCAGATGAGCGCCCACCTCGCCACCGACGCCGGCAAGGAGATCGCCAACAAGGTCGGCTTCGTCTACCAGCTCAACATCTCGCCCAAG AAGATGGGCGTGGACGAGGAGATCTTCGTCGTGGACCTCAAGAAGGGCGCCGTCTCCACAG GGAAGTACGAGGGCACGCCGGACGCGAGCTTCACCTTCACCGACGACGACTTCCTCGCCATCGCCAGCGGCAAGCTGAACCCGCAGATGGCGTTTATACG GGGTAAGCTGAAGATCAAGGGGAGCATCAGCGCGGCGCAGAAGTTCACGCCGGACATCTTCCCCAAGCCGGCCAAGTTGTAG